CACGCAGGTTATCCGTGCCGATGCCGACGGCGTCTTCACCTACGGCGTGCCTTTTGCCGGATGGTGGGGCTTTGCGGCGCTCAATACCGCGCCGGAAAAGATGAACCGCGACGGCGCGCCCAAGGATGTGGAGCTGGGGGCCGTGCTGTGGACGGAATTTCTGGAACCCGTCCGCAAGTAACAAACGCTCTGCGGATTCCATAAGACGGCGTGCCACAGAACGCCGCTTCCTCTGACAGAGAAACGGCGAGGTCCGGAAATCGTCATTTTCCGGCACAACGACAGCGGCCTGCCGGGCGGTCGGGAAAAATCCTGAAGCGGGACGGATGGACATAAGAGCAAACCATGCCGTAAAAACGGTGGAGCACTCGCCGCAATAACACGTTAACCCGTCATGGCTGCAATCAAAGAGGTACACATGCACATTTCCGAAGGCGCTCTTTCTCCGGCCATGCTCGGGGCCGGTGCGGCACTGACCGCCGTGGGCACGGCGATCGGCCTGCGCCGTCTGGACTACGACCGGCTCATGACCGTGGCCATTCTATCCTCGGCCTTTTTCGTGGGCTCTCTCGTTCACGTGCCCATCGGACTGTCCAGCGCCCATCTCATCCTGAATGGCCTGCTCGGCGCCATTCTGGGCTGGGCCGCCTTTCCTGCCATTCTGACGGCACTCCTGCTTCAGGCCGTGCTGTTTCAGTTCGGCGGCATCACCGTGCTGGGCGTGAACACCTTCAATGTGGCCGGCCCCGCGGTGCTGTGCTTCTATCTGTTCCGGCCCATGATGCTGCGCTCCGGACGGACCCGGGTAATCGGCTCGTTCTGCTGCGGCGCCCTGGCCGTGGCCGGAACGGCGCTGCTGGCCGCCCTGTCCCTGGCGTTCTCGGATGAAGGCTTTCTCCAGTCGGCCCGGCTGCTTTTTCTGGCCCACATTCCGATCATGGTGGTCGAGGGTGTCATGACGGCGCTGATCGTCCCTTTTCTGGCCAAGGTCCGCCCCGAACTTCTTTCTTTTTCCTGACCGGGAGGTCGAGATGAGCGTTCTCCTGCTGGCTCTTTTTCTGGCCCTGACGGCCCAAGCCCCGGCCATGGCCCACCGGGTCAACATCTTCGCCTATGTGGAAGGAAGCGACGTGCTGGTGGAATGCGTTTTCAGCACATCCAGCCCGGTCCGGGACGGGCAGATCAATGTCTTCGATTCGATCAGCGGCGAGGAACTTCTGCAGGGGAAGACGGACGACAAGGGCTTTTTCCGCTTCCCCGTGCCTGAGAAAGCCCGCGCCGCCGGGAGCGGGCTGCGGATCCGGATCAACGCCGGTGAAGGTCACCAGAATGAATGGACAGTGGAAGCCGGGGAGCTGGTTTCGGCTGCACCAGCCACACCCGCCCCCGCGGAGGCCCAGGGTAACGCCGCACCCGGCGGACTGACCAGGGACGATGTGGAGGCTGTGGTCAACGCGGCTCTGGACGCCAAACTCGCGCCCATCAAACGCGCCGTGCTGGGACAATCCGGCCCCGGCGTGGTCGAAATTGTGGGCGGCATCGGCTGGATTTTCGGACTGGCCGGAGTGGCCGCCTATTTCCGGAGCCGTCCGCGTGATTGACGAGCCCTTCAGCGCCGGTCCGTCTTTTCTGCATACACTGGATCCCCGCTTCCGCCTGGTCATGGCCACGATCTTTTCCCTGACCGTCGCCCTGGCCCGGCGGCCCGAAACGGCCCTGGCCGGGCTTTTCTGCGCCGCGCTGCTGCTGGGCCTGAGCCGCCCGCCCGTGCCTCCCCTGATGCGCCGCACGGCGGCAGTAAGCATGTTCCTGTTCTTTCTGTGGGCGGTGGTACCCCTCACCATGCCCGGAGAGACGCTTACCGCCATCGGCCCCCTCACGGTCAGCCGGGAAGGCGTGGCACTGGTCTGGCTGGTGACCCTCAAGGCCAACGCCATCTTCTTCGCGTTCCTGGCTCTGGTGGCCACCATGGACTCGGCCACCATCGGACAGGCTCTGGACCGCCTGGGAGCTCCGCCCAGGCTGGTCTTCCTTTTTCTCTTCACCTACCGCTATCTGCACGTTCTGACCGGAGAATGGCAGCGGCTGCTGACCGCCGCGAAACTGCGCGGCTTCATTCCCCGGACGAACATGCACACGTACCGCACGCTCGGCTTTCTCTTCGGCATGGTGCTGGTGCGCGCCTTCGACCGCTCGGAGCGGGTCTATCAGGCCATGTTGCTGCGCGGATTTACGGGACGGTTCCGGACGGTGCGGCGGTTCGCGGCCCGCTCGCGGGATGCCGCTGCCGCCGCGTGCTTTCTCGGGCTGACGGCGGGCCTTTTGACCGTCGAATTCATGGGGATGGGAGCGGCCAGTGTCTGAACACCCGGTTTTTGCTCTGGAGCATGTCTCCTTTGCCTATCCTTCAGGCCGGACGGTACTGCGGGACGTCTCCTTCGCCTTCCGGGCCGGAGAAAAAATCGGTCTGTATGGCCCGAACGGCAGCGGCAAGACCACGCTCTTCCATCTGATCACGGGCCTGCTTACTCCCGGCTCCGGACGGATATTCTTTCATGGCCGTCCCGTCAGCGGAGAAAAGGACTTCCGGGCCGTGCGCCGGGAAATCGGCCTGGTGCTGCAAAACGCCGAGGACCAGCTCTTCAATCCTACCGTGCTGGACGATGTGGCCTTCGGCCCGCTGAATCTGGGCCTTGCCCCTGAAGAAGCCCGCCGGCGGGCCGTGGAAACCTTAGGGAGCCTCGGCCTTGACGGCTTCGAGGACCGCCTGACCCATCACCTGTCCGGCGGCGAGAAAAAGCTGGTCTCCCTGGCCACAATTCTGGCCATGCGGCCACGGGTTCTGCTGCTGGACGAACCCACCAACGATCTGGACCCGGCCACCAGAGACCGGCTGGCAGAAATTCTGACCGCCCTTCCCACGGACCGGATAATCATCTCCCACGACTGGGATTTTCTGGCCCGGACCACCGGCAGCTACCTGACCGTACAAAGCGGCGGGCAGCTGGCCCGCACGCCGTACCTGACCCACGCACACACCCACGCCCATCCTCTGGGCGACATGCCCCATCAGCACCGTTAGGCGACACGACCTCCTGAGAAGCCGTCACAGGGGGCAAGTACCGGGTCAAAAGCTGAGCTCCCGCTCCCAGAGCACGCGCAGGTTGATCCAGACCCGCCGGGCCAGAGACTCCGTCCAGACCCGGACCGCCACTACGCCCCGGATACGGGTCTGAGCGCCGACCTCACCCTCGGGCAGGCAGAAAACCCGATGCCGCGGTACCTGCATGACCAGGCCGTCCTGGATCGTGGTCTCGATCTGACCGCCATTGACTCCGGCCAGAAGCGGCCATTCCAGAGTGCGGCCAGCGTAGGTATCCAGTTTGCGGATGACGCAGGGCACGGCAGACAGCCCTGGATTTTCGGGCAGAAAACGGCCCTTCTGATCCAAGGTCAGACGGGAGAAATCATCACTTTCGGCCAAAGCGTGAATCTCCCACACCCCGGGAGTGGCCACAAGCAGCAGTTCATGCCCCCGCGCCACTATCGCGCCGGGGCGCACCGTCTCATCCGCCGCCATGACCCTGCCGGACCGAGGTGCGGTCAGGGCCAGACGGGCTATCTCATCCTCGCGCTGACGCAGGGCCGCCCGTGCCGCACGCAATTCCTCACGCAGAATAGACAATTCCGCGTTGTTTCCACCTTCCATACTGGCGGCAGAAACCTGCTGTTCGAGCCGCGCCAGCCGGAAGCCGGCCGACTCCACTTCGCGCTCCAGCTCCGGACTGCTCAGTCTGACCAGAATCTGCCCTTCGGACACAAGATCTCCGGGACGCACGGAGAACTCTTCCACCCGGCCCCCGTGGGGCGCATACAAGTGGACCTCGTTTCGCAGTTGCAGCATGGCAGGCATACTCACGGTGCGAGGCCAGGGCATGAACAGAAACACGGCAAAAAAACCAGCCAGCACAAAGGGGACCACGGGACGCACAGCAGCGTGTTCGCGCAGGCTCCGCCAGACGCGCACCTCCCTCCACACGGGCAAAAGAATGAACCAACCGATCTCCACAGCCATGAGCAGCACTCCCAGCACTTTGAAGAAAAAAGCGTACACGAGCAGGGCAATGCCCAGAAACAGAAAAAAGCGGTATAGCCAGGTGCACACGGCATAAACGATCATAAGCCGCCGGGTCCGCAGGGGCGCACTGTCCGGGGCAGGCTGGTCCAGCCGGAAGAGCAGGCCGCGCAGTTTCCAGGAGGCCAGGGCGAAAGCCCGGGTCTGAAGATTGGGAATACCCCACAGATCCATGAGCAGATAATAGCCGTCAAAACGCATGAATGGGCTCAGGTTGACAGCCAAGCTGATAAGCCAGGTCACTCCGGCGAAGAGAAACAGTGCGTCACGCAGATGGCCGGGCTCCGCCAGATTCCAGAACAGCAGCGCCCAGGCGGCCACCATCACCTCCACTCCCAGCCCGGCCAGACTGATATACAGCCGGGAACGATGACTGGGCAGCTTCCAGACATCGGTGGCGTCGGTGTAGAGCATAGGGTAGCCGACGATGATGGCCAACCCCATGGCCGGAACTCGGCAGCCGTGACGGACGGCCGTCAGAGCGTGCCCGAACTCGTGCAGAATTTTGGCTGCGGCCAGAGCCAGAAGCATGGCGACAATACCCGGCGGCGTGAGCATGTCCGGCAGAAACGAGGTGAATTCATCCCAGCGCACGGACACCAGCGCCAAGCCGCACAATCCCGCCAAAACCGTAAGCATCAGAAAAAGAGGGCTGAACAGCCAGGAGATGTACGGCAGCATGGTCCGCAGCATGTGTTGCGGTCGCACAAGCGGAACGCGTACAGACAGGTAGGTGTGTAAAATCGTTTTCAGCAGTCCCTGATCCCGCCGCCGGGCCAGGGTCAGCAAATACTCCGTATCTCTGGGGCTGGAAGCCTGCAAAAGCTGGCTCCGGGCCAAAAAAGCGGCCAGTTCCTCCACCTGTCCGGCCGGAATGGCGCGGGCCGCTTCACCGGACGCAGCCCGTGCCACCAGTTCCGGATTGCCCGCACTCCAATGCTTGAGAATGAGTAACTCGTCCAAACCTATGGAGAAAAAACGGTTTGCCGTGATGTCGTGCAAGGTCCAGCACGGCTCACCATTTTCGCGCGGTGGAGCCGGATGGATGTCAATGTCTTCGCGCAGAGGGCGCAGGAAGGCTTGGGTCATGATTCTGCAGGACCACTCGTCCGGCTGGGGGTCAGATACCCAGCCACATGCGCGCAATGGCCAGTGGGCGCCGCAGCAGATAGAACCCCAGGGGCATTTTCTCGCCGAAAATACGGCCCGTCCCGAAATAGCCTATGCGCATTTCCGGTACACCCTGGTCGATGGTGGCCAGCACTTCGTAAGCCAGCACGCCCTTGGGGCTTTCTCCGGGCTGGTAGCCGATGGAGCGCACTGTCGCCTTGATGGGCGTGCCCGGCGTGAGGTTCAGATAGAGATGCGCTGTGTCGCCGACCTTCAAAAGAGCCGCGTCACCGG
Above is a window of Desulfomicrobium orale DSM 12838 DNA encoding:
- the cbiM gene encoding cobalt transporter CbiM — its product is MHISEGALSPAMLGAGAALTAVGTAIGLRRLDYDRLMTVAILSSAFFVGSLVHVPIGLSSAHLILNGLLGAILGWAAFPAILTALLLQAVLFQFGGITVLGVNTFNVAGPAVLCFYLFRPMMLRSGRTRVIGSFCCGALAVAGTALLAALSLAFSDEGFLQSARLLFLAHIPIMVVEGVMTALIVPFLAKVRPELLSFS
- a CDS encoding cobalamin biosynthesis protein CbiL produces the protein MSVLLLALFLALTAQAPAMAHRVNIFAYVEGSDVLVECVFSTSSPVRDGQINVFDSISGEELLQGKTDDKGFFRFPVPEKARAAGSGLRIRINAGEGHQNEWTVEAGELVSAAPATPAPAEAQGNAAPGGLTRDDVEAVVNAALDAKLAPIKRAVLGQSGPGVVEIVGGIGWIFGLAGVAAYFRSRPRD
- the cbiQ gene encoding cobalt ECF transporter T component CbiQ produces the protein MIDEPFSAGPSFLHTLDPRFRLVMATIFSLTVALARRPETALAGLFCAALLLGLSRPPVPPLMRRTAAVSMFLFFLWAVVPLTMPGETLTAIGPLTVSREGVALVWLVTLKANAIFFAFLALVATMDSATIGQALDRLGAPPRLVFLFLFTYRYLHVLTGEWQRLLTAAKLRGFIPRTNMHTYRTLGFLFGMVLVRAFDRSERVYQAMLLRGFTGRFRTVRRFAARSRDAAAAACFLGLTAGLLTVEFMGMGAASV
- a CDS encoding energy-coupling factor ABC transporter ATP-binding protein, yielding MSEHPVFALEHVSFAYPSGRTVLRDVSFAFRAGEKIGLYGPNGSGKTTLFHLITGLLTPGSGRIFFHGRPVSGEKDFRAVRREIGLVLQNAEDQLFNPTVLDDVAFGPLNLGLAPEEARRRAVETLGSLGLDGFEDRLTHHLSGGEKKLVSLATILAMRPRVLLLDEPTNDLDPATRDRLAEILTALPTDRIIISHDWDFLARTTGSYLTVQSGGQLARTPYLTHAHTHAHPLGDMPHQHR